The Syngnathus acus chromosome 3, fSynAcu1.2, whole genome shotgun sequence genome includes a window with the following:
- the LOC119120959 gene encoding RNA guanine-N7 methyltransferase activating subunit-like: MSETTEKPQSYEEMFANRFSSEDQEYQQYVTRPADPPPIVEDWRGRGGGNHQGRDRRYQDRQGGRGSGEGQGWRGDHPGRGRHQRQHHDRYREHDRGSQSNSYQGSDSHYKKSYDRY; this comes from the exons aTGAGCGAAACTACAGAAAAACCTCAAAGTTACGAGGAGATGTTCGctaacaggttttcttccgaGGACCAAGAATACCAGCAGTACGTGACCAGGCCAGCTGATCCGCCGCCTATCGTGGAGGACTGGAGAGGTCGTGGGGGAGGAAACCATCAAGGAAGAGATAGAAG GTACCAGGACCGTCAAGGAGGTCGTGGCTCGGGAGAAGGCCAAGGTTGGAGGGGTGATCACCCTGGAAGAGGAAGGCATCAGAGGCAGCACCACGACCGATATAGGGAGCATGATCGTGGGTCTCAGTCAAACTCCTATCAGGGAAGCGACTCACATTACAAAAAGTCTTATGACAGATATTGA